A single window of Nicotiana sylvestris chromosome 5, ASM39365v2, whole genome shotgun sequence DNA harbors:
- the LOC138868516 gene encoding uncharacterized protein: MEEHEQHLRVVLQTLREQNPYVKFSKCEFWLGFMAFMGNVVSGEGIKVYTNYHSLQHLLKKRDLNMRQRMLLELLKYYDITIVYHRGKVNIVPDALSKKAESLCSLAFISVEERPLALDIQSSANRLIRMDISESIRFLAYAIAQSSLFEQIKARQYDDPHL; this comes from the exons atggaggagcacgagcaacatttgagagtggtgcttcagaccttgcgggaACAGAATCCATAtgttaagttctccaagtgtgagttctggttaggtTTTATGGCATTCATGGGGAATGTTGTATCAGGCGAGGGTATCAAG gtttacactAATTATCacagcttgcagcatttgttaaAAAAGAGGGATCTCAATATGAGGCAGCGCATGTTGCTTGAGTTACTAAAatattatgatattactatcgtTTATCATCGGGGCAAGGTGAACATAGTTCCAGATGCCTTGAGCAAAAAGGCAGAGAGTTTGtgtagtttggcattcatttcagtagaggagaggccattagctttggacattcagtcctcaGCTAACAGACTTATAAGGATGGATATTTCAGAGTCCATCCGATTCCTTGCATACGCCATTGCCCAGTCTTCACTATTCGAGCAGATCAAGGCTCGCCAATACGACGATCCACACTTATAG